From the Fusobacterium ulcerans ATCC 49185 genome, the window TCTCCTTAAATAATTATTTTTTAGTGGTTGACTTTATATTTATATAAGTATATAATAGCAAAAACAATTATACAAGTACGCATAATTTTATTTCTTAGTATCTATTATATACCTAGGAGGATATATAAACTATGGACAAGCTCAAATATATTAATGAATCTGAAAAGAGTCATGATGTAATATATAACAATAAATGCCCAATACTTTATGCATTAAAAATAATTGGGCAAAAATGGAAACTTCCTATTCTATGGCATTTATCTAAATTTGAAATGTTGCATTACAATGAATTAAAAAGATGTGTTACAGGAATCACAAATACTATTCTTACAAAATGTTTAAGGGAGTTAGAGTCAGATGGACTTGTTTCAAGATTTCAGCATAATACTATTCCACCTTCTGTAGAATATCGACTTACTGAACGTGGAAAGTCATTACTTCCTGCTTTAAATGAATTATATTATTGGGGGAAAGAACAGATTGAATTAAAAGATAGGAAATAATGTACAAGTACATTATTTCCTATCTTTTTTTAGCTGAAACTAAAAGCATCATAGGACGACGAAGCTCATCTTTCATTTCTGGAATTATTTTCAGCATTTCTTCTGATGGCTGTGCTTCTACAATTCCTGTTATTTCAAATCCTATTTTCAAAAGAGTATTGAGATAAGTAGTCAGTGTCTTATGATATTTAACTACCTTTTCCCCTAAAAAAACTGATTCTCTTTTTCCTTCTAAATAATAACTGTCTACAGGCCAATGAAGTATATTTTCATTTTCATCATAATACCAGTCTTCTTTTCCTTGAGCAGTAAAAACTGGATGTTCAACAGAAAAAACAAAATCTCCACCTTCCACCAAACACTCATTTACTTTCTCACAAATATTCTCAAAAGATTCTATGTAGTGAAAAGCTAAAGAACTTATTACCGTATCAAAAGAATTTTTTTCAAAATCAATATCTTCAATTGGCATTTGGATATACTCAACATTAGAAAATTTAGTTTTCTTTTTTGCTTCTTCCAGCATTTTTGAAGATATATCTATTCCAACAGCCGAAACCGCTCCCTGTTCCATAGCATATATACAATGCCAGCCAAATCCACATCCAAGATCAAGTATCTTTTTCCCTTTAAAATCAGGAAGCATTTTTTTCAATTCATGCCATTCTCCTGCCCCAGCCAATCCTTTTTTAGATCTATCCATTTGACTATATTTATCAAAGAATATTTTATCATCATATTTATTTTCTTTCATTTTTTTCCTCCATGTGTATACTTTTTTATATTATACTTTACATAATTATAGGTTACAAGATAAAAGACTTTTCTATCATATTTTTTATACAAATAATATAAAAAGAGGATGACTTATTATCATCCTCAAAGTTTAACCTACTAAAGTTAAAAATTATTTACCAAAATATCTATTTAATAATCCTACAAATGCTTTTCCATGTCTAGCTTCATCTTTAGCCATTTCATGAACTGTATCGTGAATAGCATCAAATCCTAACATTTTAGCTCTTTTAGCAAGATCGAATTTTCCTGATGTAGCTCCATATTCAGCTTCAACTCTCTTAGTTAAGTTTTCTTCTGAAGATGCACTTACACATTCCCCTAATAATTCAGCGAATTTAGCAGCATGTTCAGCTTCTTCAAAAGCAATTCTTTTATAAGCTTCAGCAATTTCTGGATATCCTTCTCTGTCAGCAGCTCTAGACATAGCTAGATACATTCCAACTTCTGTGCATTCTCCTTCAAAGTTAGCTCTTAGACCCATTATGATTTCTTCATCTCCACAAGCTAATCCTTCTCCAATTACATGCTCAGTAGCCCAAACTTTTTCAGTTCCTTCTACTACTAGTTCCCATTTATCTTTTCCTGCTTTACATACTGGACATTTGTCAATACTCTCATCAGTTATAATTTCTCCACATACCTTACATCTGTATTTTGCCATTTTCCTTTTCCTCCCTTGATATTACATTTTTATTTCTACATTTCATTTCTCTTTTGTAACCATTACATTTTTATTACACTATTAATATACTATACTTTACATTTTATGTCAATAACTTTTTTATTTTTTTTATTAATTAAATGTCTTTGTGGTTGAAGAGTTACATCAGTTACAACAGTTCCATCTCTTTGAGATAAGACCATCTCTACTACTC encodes:
- a CDS encoding class I SAM-dependent methyltransferase, coding for MKENKYDDKIFFDKYSQMDRSKKGLAGAGEWHELKKMLPDFKGKKILDLGCGFGWHCIYAMEQGAVSAVGIDISSKMLEEAKKKTKFSNVEYIQMPIEDIDFEKNSFDTVISSLAFHYIESFENICEKVNECLVEGGDFVFSVEHPVFTAQGKEDWYYDENENILHWPVDSYYLEGKRESVFLGEKVVKYHKTLTTYLNTLLKIGFEITGIVEAQPSEEMLKIIPEMKDELRRPMMLLVSAKKR
- a CDS encoding ferritin family protein; the encoded protein is MAKYRCKVCGEIITDESIDKCPVCKAGKDKWELVVEGTEKVWATEHVIGEGLACGDEEIIMGLRANFEGECTEVGMYLAMSRAADREGYPEIAEAYKRIAFEEAEHAAKFAELLGECVSASSEENLTKRVEAEYGATSGKFDLAKRAKMLGFDAIHDTVHEMAKDEARHGKAFVGLLNRYFGK
- a CDS encoding winged helix-turn-helix transcriptional regulator, producing the protein MDKLKYINESEKSHDVIYNNKCPILYALKIIGQKWKLPILWHLSKFEMLHYNELKRCVTGITNTILTKCLRELESDGLVSRFQHNTIPPSVEYRLTERGKSLLPALNELYYWGKEQIELKDRK